The Paenibacillus uliginis N3/975 genome has a window encoding:
- a CDS encoding acyl-CoA dehydrogenase family protein, which yields MTRFIDYYIRSEAERERLKQVDVLAERFAKRAPIHDTKGSFPFENFNDLRQAGYMKLTVPRQYGGDEITLYEMVQVQERLAYGDGSTALAVGWHLGQMLHLRTAEKWPEALYADLCRDVVAQGAMMNVFASEAGTGSPSRGGKPETTAVRTEGGWHISGRKTFSTLSPILDRFVVTAYVPEEDTIGEFLIDQSDRTTIDETWNTLGMRGTGSHDVVLHEAFAADNARITGKGTDDGGGWLLHIPACYMGIALAARDFALEYAKSYKPSSVQASIATLPTVQQSIGKMESELRIARTVMYEAADRWDRDPSARSSMRAQLGLAKYTVTNHALSVVDLAMRIVGGSSLSKDFPLERYYRDIRAGLHNPPMDNTVLNQLAAEALNEN from the coding sequence ATGACTCGTTTTATCGATTATTATATACGAAGTGAGGCGGAGCGTGAGCGATTGAAACAGGTGGATGTCTTGGCCGAACGCTTTGCAAAAAGAGCACCGATCCACGATACAAAAGGAAGCTTTCCTTTTGAAAATTTTAACGATCTTCGGCAGGCGGGCTATATGAAACTAACCGTCCCCCGCCAATACGGCGGTGATGAAATTACGCTGTACGAGATGGTACAGGTGCAGGAGCGGCTCGCTTACGGCGATGGCTCTACGGCTTTGGCCGTAGGATGGCATCTGGGCCAAATGCTTCATCTAAGAACGGCCGAAAAATGGCCGGAAGCATTGTATGCGGATCTGTGCAGGGACGTCGTAGCTCAAGGCGCTATGATGAACGTGTTCGCCAGTGAAGCTGGTACGGGCAGCCCCAGTCGCGGTGGCAAACCCGAAACGACCGCTGTGCGGACTGAAGGCGGATGGCATATCTCGGGCCGTAAAACATTCAGCACACTCTCTCCGATACTAGATCGATTCGTCGTAACCGCCTATGTTCCAGAGGAAGACACAATTGGAGAATTTCTCATTGATCAGAGTGACCGTACCACCATCGATGAGACTTGGAATACGCTTGGTATGCGCGGCACCGGAAGTCATGATGTTGTGTTACACGAAGCTTTTGCAGCCGACAATGCCCGGATTACTGGTAAGGGAACCGATGACGGCGGCGGATGGCTTCTTCACATTCCGGCATGCTACATGGGCATTGCCCTTGCTGCGAGAGATTTTGCTCTGGAATATGCCAAATCCTATAAACCAAGCAGTGTTCAAGCTTCCATTGCCACCCTTCCAACCGTGCAACAGTCCATTGGAAAAATGGAAAGTGAACTTCGCATTGCCCGAACGGTCATGTATGAAGCTGCTGATCGGTGGGACCGCGACCCTTCCGCCCGATCATCCATGCGGGCACAGCTTGGACTCGCTAAATACACTGTGACCAACCATGCTTTATCCGTTGTGGATCTGGCTATGCGCATCGTAGGCGGATCAAGTCTGTCCAAGGATTTTCCGCTAGAACGTTACTACCGTGACATCCGTGCAGGATTGCATAATCCCCCGATGGATAACACGGTACTAAATCAACTAGCGGCAGAGGCATTGAATGAGAATTAA
- a CDS encoding SMI1/KNR4 family protein, translating to MKSTICDLMAELDELLEDKVSEDLKDLHRSYKLGKGASEESLDQFEKKFGVKLPDDFRGFYGLKDGSGYAFHILYPGDELDEEFTPFYLMSLEEMEETKSYFCERDERLDEYYSKEEISKLDPEIKPFLFHKQWFPFASMAGGSLYLMLDFDPAESGDYGQVIVYVHDPDFIYYVAKSFTELLKESNHNLKTNIEEIEY from the coding sequence ATGAAATCTACCATCTGCGATCTTATGGCAGAGCTGGACGAGTTGCTTGAGGACAAGGTGTCGGAGGATCTTAAAGATTTACATCGGAGTTATAAGCTGGGAAAAGGTGCAAGCGAGGAAAGCCTGGACCAATTCGAGAAGAAATTCGGGGTGAAACTGCCTGATGATTTCAGAGGTTTTTACGGCCTTAAGGATGGCAGTGGTTATGCCTTTCATATTTTGTATCCGGGAGATGAACTGGATGAGGAGTTCACTCCGTTTTATCTGATGAGCCTTGAGGAAATGGAAGAAACGAAGTCATATTTCTGTGAGCGGGATGAGCGCTTGGATGAGTATTATTCTAAGGAAGAAATCAGCAAGCTGGACCCCGAGATCAAGCCGTTTCTTTTTCATAAACAATGGTTTCCTTTTGCATCCATGGCGGGAGGCTCACTTTACTTAATGCTGGATTTCGATCCGGCGGAGTCCGGAGATTATGGGCAAGTCATTGTATACGTACATGACCCGGATTTTATCTATTATGTGGCGAAATCTTTTACCGAACTGTTGAAGGAATCCAACCACAATTTGAAAACGAATATTGAAGAGATAGAGTACTGA
- a CDS encoding WD40 repeat domain-containing protein yields the protein MNWLNQETAAAWRSEGHRYAREINEYVRLGMESGWDKKLKEPENDSRSKLAADVWKMIREANKAGEVEQLRQELPAATWPLVDSYREDTQAIKSISFVGESSVIFRAGTSWEEGAVYTAGKHGICKMPELSLVGRSVQGSVYALVGPDDIRLIRKPDVQLQGEELAVLPWSTIKRQLKEEMPNLETLADCERPDQIIEEVIPFSDGSGLLLVSSEGIYLIGKDRTQLLHPSASELEENEMDNTSIAMAHGSVSPDERWLAFGSQSSDHLLLDRSTGKVHSIYPESSYPHYSVFTHDGQQAWFNSCHFYNGSTIRVPLDEVLSGASDKREEWPLAEDGARVYAAGVLSDGVVLGDAYGYLRMIDVEGAELWRHFVGSTISGMAVSDDEGVLAVGTYGGMLHLLDLRAESMDEYSIGTGTIRELGRYVVWKSEAEPLRW from the coding sequence ATGAATTGGTTGAATCAAGAAACCGCAGCTGCTTGGCGTTCGGAAGGACATCGTTATGCCAGGGAGATCAACGAGTATGTCCGGCTCGGAATGGAATCAGGATGGGACAAGAAATTGAAAGAGCCGGAGAACGATTCCCGCAGTAAACTTGCAGCAGATGTCTGGAAGATGATTCGGGAAGCGAACAAGGCAGGAGAGGTGGAACAGCTCCGTCAAGAGCTACCTGCGGCAACATGGCCGCTGGTTGATAGTTACAGGGAGGATACACAAGCAATAAAGTCTATTTCATTTGTAGGTGAATCATCTGTCATCTTCCGTGCCGGAACTTCTTGGGAAGAGGGGGCTGTCTATACAGCTGGCAAGCATGGGATTTGCAAGATGCCGGAGTTAAGCTTAGTCGGACGCTCTGTCCAAGGCTCTGTATACGCGTTGGTCGGGCCGGACGATATCCGGTTGATTCGTAAGCCGGATGTGCAGCTGCAAGGAGAGGAGCTTGCCGTCCTTCCTTGGTCAACGATCAAGCGGCAGCTGAAGGAAGAGATGCCGAATCTGGAGACACTTGCGGATTGTGAGCGGCCGGATCAGATTATTGAGGAAGTCATTCCTTTTTCCGATGGGAGTGGACTGCTACTGGTTAGCAGTGAGGGCATTTATTTGATCGGGAAGGACCGGACGCAGCTGCTTCATCCAAGTGCCAGCGAGCTTGAAGAAAACGAAATGGACAATACCTCCATCGCTATGGCCCACGGCTCTGTTTCTCCTGATGAGCGGTGGCTCGCTTTCGGAAGTCAATCGAGTGATCATCTGCTACTGGACCGGAGTACTGGAAAGGTGCATAGCATTTATCCAGAGTCGAGTTATCCGCATTACAGCGTATTTACTCATGACGGACAGCAGGCATGGTTCAATTCCTGTCATTTTTATAATGGCTCGACTATAAGGGTTCCACTCGATGAAGTGTTATCGGGAGCATCCGATAAGAGGGAGGAATGGCCGCTGGCGGAGGACGGTGCTAGGGTATATGCGGCAGGAGTACTTTCTGACGGCGTTGTGCTGGGGGATGCCTACGGTTATTTACGTATGATTGATGTAGAGGGAGCGGAGCTGTGGCGTCATTTTGTAGGCAGTACGATTTCCGGGATGGCCGTTTCGGATGATGAAGGCGTGTTGGCTGTTGGTACTTACGGTGGAATGCTTCATCTGCTTGATCTCCGGGCGGAATCAATGGATGAGTACAGCATTGGAACCGGAACGATCCGGGAGCTAGGACGATATGTCGTATGGAAGAGTGAAGCGGAGCCTCTGCGGTGGTAG